Proteins from a genomic interval of Antedon mediterranea chromosome 5, ecAntMedi1.1, whole genome shotgun sequence:
- the LOC140050464 gene encoding E3 ubiquitin-protein ligase RNF13-like, with product MKKCLLVNILSIVLCVVLSQYSVSADVYLKKPNGTGTQELPSYPATFGTKLPQEGLKGMVVVVEPIDACHDVLSPPIINQSLPYVALIRRNNCEFDVKVLNVQTAGYLAAIVYNVGSNAILPMNPSKHGNEVVIPSVFVGEEDGLLLTKSDYKTGSTVTLYPYISFPSPLYYFVPFLAVCGTCLIFLLVYIIVKYLRDRRKLRRSRLSREHLKKLPIKKFKKGENYDVCAICLDEYNEGDKLRILPCNHAFHCPCIDPWLTNNKRTCPVCKRKVIPGDIEDDSSDSDDSDGENTPLLFGNRGGGRYVRPTGDTDPLEGTSSQYSAAEEEESTIDNSVVESTTIVSLEVESDGESNDSYEMQNTKAESDNDSRP from the exons atgaagaaGTGTTTACTAGTTAACATTTTGAGCATCGTATTGTGCGTTGTTCTTAGTCAGTACAGTGTGTCCGCTGATGTGTATCTT AAAAAACCTAATGGCACCGGAACGCAGGAATTACCCTCATATCCTGCGACGTTTGGTACTAAACTACCCCAAGAAGGCCTCAAG GGAATGGTTGTAGTTGTTGAGCCTATCGATGCTTGTCATGATGTGCTGTCGCCGCCAATCATTAATCAAAGTTTGCCATACGTTGCATTAATCCGTCGTAATAATTGTGAATTCGATGTAAAG GTATTGAATGTTCAGACAGCAGGTTATTTAGCTGCCATCGTCTATAATGTTGGATCAAATGCTATACTGCCTATGAATCCTAGTAAAC ATGGAAATGAAGTTGTTATACCTTCTGTGTTTGTAGGTGAAGAAGATGGTCTTCTATTGACCAAGAGTGATTATAAAACAGG gaGTACAGTCACATTGTATCCATATATATCTTTTCCTTCCCCTCTCTACTATTTTGTACCATTCTTAGCAGTCTGTGGTACATGTTTAATATTCCTGCTTGTTTATATT ATTGTAAAATATTTACGTGACCGACGTAAGCTGAGACGTTCACGTCTCTCAAGAGAACACTTGAAAAAATTACCCATCAAGAAATTCAAGAAAG GTGAAAATTATGATGTTTGTGCCATATGTCTTGATGAATATAATGAAGGCGACAAGCTGCGCATTTTGCCTTGTAATCATG ctTTTCATTGTCCATGCATTGACCCTTGGCTGACCAACAACAAGCGTACATGTCCGGTTTGCAAACGTAAAGTCATTCCTGGAGACATAGAAGATGACTCATCAGACAGTGATGACAGCGATGGCGAGAACACCCCTCTGTTATTTGGTAATCGTGGTGGCGGCAGATACGTGCGCCCCACAGGCGATACAGACCCGCTAGAGGGAACGTCGTCTCAATATTCCGCTGCTGAAGAGGAGGAAAGTACGATAGATAATTCGGTTGTGGAGAGCACCACCATAGTTTCGTTAGAAGTAGAGTCCGACGGCGAATCAAACGACAGTTACGAGATGCAAAATACAAAAGCAGAATCGGATAACGATTCACGGCCTTAG